The following proteins come from a genomic window of Ilumatobacter coccineus YM16-304:
- a CDS encoding D-arabinono-1,4-lactone oxidase: protein MAVSTKNWAGNQRCVPTAVHEPTTTDEVAAIVRRAAEAGERVKVIAGGHSFTDTAMTDGHLLSLDAMKRIIDVGGRDGLDVRVQAGIRLHDLNQQLTDRGLALPNLGDIDRQSIAGATATATHGTGAGLGNISTRIVGMEIVTGDGSVRRCTETDDPELLRVARVSLGALGIVTEVTLRCVPAFNLHAVETIEPLVDLLADFRTLMHSTDHVEFYWMPGSRRCQVKRNTRTELPAEPQSKAAYIRDKWIGENLAFGTVCRVGRRFPSLAPRVAKLVMFGAPERDLIDRSDKIFCSPRKVRFLEMEYGVPIDAVPDAIGRIHDLISTLPIKPMFPIEVRISAADDIPLSTANGRASGWIAVHQYVGVPHEAYFQGVESIMNDYNGRPHWGKLHFQTATTLAHRYPEWNTFQEWRDELDPNRTFTNAYLERVLG, encoded by the coding sequence ATGGCCGTGTCGACGAAGAACTGGGCAGGAAACCAACGCTGTGTCCCCACGGCGGTGCACGAGCCGACCACCACCGACGAGGTCGCGGCGATCGTGCGCCGCGCTGCGGAGGCGGGTGAGCGGGTCAAGGTGATCGCCGGTGGCCACTCGTTCACCGACACCGCGATGACCGACGGACACCTGCTGTCGCTCGACGCGATGAAGCGCATCATCGACGTCGGCGGGCGAGACGGACTCGACGTGCGCGTGCAGGCCGGCATCCGGCTCCACGATCTCAACCAGCAGTTGACCGACCGCGGCCTCGCGTTGCCGAACCTCGGCGACATCGACCGGCAGTCGATCGCCGGAGCCACCGCGACCGCCACGCACGGGACGGGAGCCGGGCTCGGCAACATCTCGACACGAATCGTCGGGATGGAGATCGTGACCGGCGACGGCTCCGTGCGCCGCTGCACCGAAACCGACGACCCGGAACTGCTGCGCGTCGCGCGGGTGAGCCTCGGCGCGCTCGGCATCGTGACCGAGGTGACGCTGCGATGCGTGCCGGCGTTCAACCTCCACGCCGTCGAAACCATCGAGCCACTCGTCGACCTGCTCGCCGACTTCCGCACCCTGATGCACTCCACCGACCACGTCGAGTTCTACTGGATGCCGGGGAGTCGCCGTTGCCAGGTGAAGCGCAACACCCGCACCGAACTCCCCGCCGAGCCGCAGTCGAAGGCGGCGTACATCCGTGACAAGTGGATCGGTGAGAATCTCGCGTTCGGCACCGTGTGCCGCGTCGGCCGCCGCTTCCCGAGCCTCGCACCGAGGGTCGCGAAACTCGTCATGTTCGGTGCACCCGAACGAGACCTGATCGACCGGAGCGACAAGATCTTCTGCAGCCCGCGCAAGGTCCGCTTTCTCGAGATGGAGTACGGCGTGCCGATCGATGCGGTGCCCGACGCGATCGGTCGGATCCACGACCTGATCTCCACGTTGCCGATCAAGCCGATGTTCCCGATCGAAGTGCGGATCTCGGCGGCCGACGACATCCCACTGTCGACGGCGAACGGTCGGGCGTCGGGATGGATCGCCGTGCACCAGTACGTCGGCGTGCCGCACGAGGCCTACTTCCAAGGCGTCGAGTCGATCATGAACGACTACAACGGGCGGCCGCACTGGGGCAAGCTGCACTTCCAGACGGCGACCACGCTCGCCCATCGCTACCCCGAGTGGAACACGTTCCAGGAGTGGCGAGACGAACTCGACCCGAACCGCACCTTCACCAACGCGTACCTCGAGCGTGTGCTCGGCTGA
- a CDS encoding helix-turn-helix domain-containing protein: MDAETLIRTARTEARLSVRELARRAGTSHSTLVAYEQGRKDPTVGTLNRILRAADVGVDVTLRPRVRRDPLTELDRGDELLEVLNLAEMFPARHDESLQMPVFGRRDVA, encoded by the coding sequence ATGGACGCAGAGACGCTGATCCGGACCGCACGCACCGAGGCGCGCCTGAGCGTGCGCGAGCTCGCCCGGCGTGCGGGCACGTCGCATTCGACACTCGTCGCCTACGAACAGGGCCGTAAAGATCCGACGGTCGGCACGCTGAACCGGATTCTCCGGGCCGCCGATGTCGGTGTCGACGTCACGCTCCGGCCACGGGTGCGCCGCGATCCGCTGACGGAGCTCGATCGTGGAGACGAACTCCTCGAGGTGCTGAACCTGGCCGAGATGTTTCCGGCTCGACACGACGAGTCGTTGCAGATGCCGGTGTTCGGCCGGCGCGACGTGGCGTGA
- a CDS encoding maleylpyruvate isomerase family mycothiol-dependent enzyme, protein MSKGAIEGLQAEVIRAKELFATLTPEEWAAPSGCTGWRVQDVAQHMAAVYQQIAAADTIEVDVSAAEGAEATAEVVVQARKEWTVDQVVAAYDEWSEKGVAALAALQEPPMADTVVPLGDLGSHPMHLLGDAIAFDHYCHLRHDIGAAVDRAARLPKDPTVLGPAVDWMLAGLPQMCADALASAPQQPINLVFDGPAAHSFCLTPGDPAAGPQWIIANGADDDAPVIRTTAHDFISWATKRADWRDTSTGDVSQPTVAAVLDVVNVI, encoded by the coding sequence ATGTCGAAGGGTGCGATCGAAGGGCTGCAAGCCGAGGTGATTCGAGCGAAGGAACTGTTCGCGACGTTGACGCCAGAGGAGTGGGCGGCGCCGTCGGGATGCACGGGTTGGCGGGTCCAAGACGTCGCGCAGCACATGGCTGCCGTGTACCAACAGATCGCCGCGGCCGACACGATCGAGGTCGACGTCAGCGCGGCCGAAGGAGCCGAGGCGACGGCCGAGGTGGTCGTGCAGGCTCGCAAGGAATGGACGGTCGACCAGGTCGTCGCCGCCTACGACGAGTGGTCGGAGAAGGGCGTCGCTGCCCTCGCCGCGTTGCAGGAACCGCCGATGGCCGACACCGTCGTTCCGCTCGGTGATCTCGGATCCCACCCGATGCACCTGCTCGGCGACGCGATCGCGTTCGATCACTACTGCCACCTCCGCCACGACATCGGCGCCGCGGTCGACCGGGCTGCACGACTGCCGAAGGACCCGACGGTGCTCGGCCCCGCCGTCGACTGGATGCTCGCCGGACTCCCGCAGATGTGCGCCGACGCGCTCGCGTCGGCTCCGCAGCAGCCGATCAACCTCGTCTTCGACGGCCCCGCTGCGCACAGCTTCTGTCTCACGCCGGGCGACCCGGCAGCGGGTCCGCAGTGGATCATCGCCAACGGAGCCGACGACGACGCGCCGGTCATCCGCACGACCGCGCACGACTTCATCTCGTGGGCGACCAAGCGCGCCGACTGGCGCGACACGAGCACCGGCGACGTCTCACAACCGACCGTCGCGGCGGTCCTCGACGTCGTCAACGTCATCTGA
- a CDS encoding GlxA family transcriptional regulator, whose amino-acid sequence MSTKTDIPWRQDREHRVAVLLFDRPAMFEMSVAIEVWGNDRTAQGVPYSELRMCSNDGPTLHLEGGFDLTVHHGLEALDWADTVVIPNGHRTTPGLEYDPQALHALTAAYERGARIISFCSGAFVLAATGLLDGSVATTHWTYAKQFQARYPSIEMKPDVLYTGSDRLFTSAGTSAAIDLCLHLVRQDWGAEVANTIARRMVVPPHRDGGQAQYVEQPMPVTDDVDGDLRAVLQWVEANLDRQLTVDELARRAAMTPRTFARRFKAATGTTPLQWILHQRVVVAQRMLETSTASVDEIAATIGFGSAAALRQHFTKIVGSTPSAYRATFSHAA is encoded by the coding sequence ATGAGTACGAAAACCGACATTCCGTGGCGGCAGGATCGCGAGCATCGAGTGGCAGTTCTGCTCTTCGACCGCCCGGCGATGTTCGAGATGTCGGTGGCGATCGAAGTGTGGGGCAACGATCGCACGGCGCAGGGCGTGCCGTACTCGGAGTTGCGGATGTGCAGCAACGATGGGCCCACGCTGCACCTCGAGGGCGGCTTCGACCTTACGGTGCATCACGGCCTCGAAGCGCTCGACTGGGCCGACACGGTGGTCATCCCCAACGGTCACCGGACCACGCCGGGCCTCGAGTACGACCCGCAGGCACTCCACGCGTTGACCGCTGCCTACGAGCGTGGGGCGCGGATCATCTCGTTCTGTTCGGGGGCTTTCGTGCTCGCGGCGACCGGTCTGCTCGATGGCTCGGTCGCCACGACGCACTGGACCTATGCAAAGCAGTTCCAGGCGCGCTATCCGTCGATCGAGATGAAGCCCGATGTGCTGTACACCGGCAGTGACCGTCTCTTCACGTCGGCCGGCACGTCGGCGGCGATCGATCTCTGCCTGCACCTCGTGCGGCAGGACTGGGGTGCCGAGGTGGCGAACACGATCGCTCGGCGCATGGTCGTTCCCCCGCATCGTGATGGCGGTCAGGCGCAATACGTGGAGCAACCGATGCCGGTGACCGATGACGTCGACGGCGATCTGCGCGCCGTGCTGCAGTGGGTCGAGGCCAATCTCGATCGGCAGTTGACCGTCGACGAACTCGCCCGGCGCGCCGCGATGACACCGCGCACCTTCGCTCGCCGGTTCAAGGCGGCGACGGGAACGACGCCACTGCAATGGATCCTGCACCAGCGTGTGGTGGTTGCGCAGCGCATGCTGGAGACCTCGACCGCCAGCGTCGACGAGATCGCGGCCACCATCGGCTTCGGGTCGGCGGCCGCGTTGCGTCAGCACTTCACCAAGATCGTCGGTTCGACCCCGAGCGCTTATCGAGCGACGTTCAGCCACGCCGCCTGA
- a CDS encoding acyl-CoA dehydrogenase family protein, which translates to MSDVVEEVNDWLATNWDPDLTVAEWWERLGLSGWAAPTYPVEAYGKGLSRGDAVLVGNAIAAHGALSAPGGLGLLLAGPTIAKHGTKEQIETYVRDIVTGQKAWCQLFSEPGAGSDLAGLQARAEQDGEEWIVNGQKVWTSGGHIADLGMLIARTDSSLPKHQGITYFAIDMHQPGMDVRPLREMTGRALFNEVFLTDAVARDDAMIGGKNNGWAVANSTLAFERAGLGAGGGSQSTSVATPGTVGGHLDKRAGDFVNDAPKPKAKPKPSDDASSDSKPKPRQGGSAALGGLAGRLRQLADANGSIANATIRNDLMRLHSMTEIGRINNLRVKGARAMGKEIPGMANISKLSMSNLVRLQRDLSLRIVGASGMLHAYDADKKDAITEATGNPFLGVITELALFAQAPPIYGGTDQVQRNIIGERVLGLPKEPNNDRVTPFSELPKNA; encoded by the coding sequence ATGAGCGACGTGGTGGAAGAAGTCAACGACTGGCTGGCAACGAACTGGGACCCCGATCTCACCGTGGCCGAATGGTGGGAACGCCTCGGCCTGTCGGGCTGGGCTGCGCCCACCTACCCCGTCGAGGCGTACGGCAAAGGCCTGTCGCGTGGCGACGCCGTGCTCGTCGGAAACGCCATCGCCGCGCACGGAGCACTCAGCGCTCCGGGTGGCCTCGGGCTGCTGCTGGCCGGGCCGACCATCGCCAAGCACGGCACCAAAGAACAGATCGAGACCTACGTCCGCGACATCGTCACCGGGCAGAAGGCCTGGTGCCAACTCTTCTCCGAGCCCGGCGCCGGCTCCGACCTCGCCGGCCTCCAGGCCCGAGCCGAACAAGACGGCGAGGAGTGGATCGTCAACGGGCAGAAGGTGTGGACCTCGGGCGGGCACATCGCCGACCTCGGCATGCTGATCGCCCGCACCGACTCGAGCCTCCCGAAGCACCAGGGCATCACCTACTTCGCGATCGACATGCACCAGCCGGGCATGGACGTTCGGCCGCTGCGTGAGATGACCGGCCGCGCGCTCTTCAACGAGGTCTTCCTCACCGACGCCGTGGCTCGCGACGACGCGATGATCGGCGGCAAGAACAACGGTTGGGCCGTCGCCAACTCCACCCTCGCGTTCGAACGCGCGGGCCTGGGCGCAGGCGGCGGCAGCCAGTCGACCAGCGTGGCCACGCCCGGCACGGTCGGCGGCCACCTCGACAAGCGCGCCGGCGACTTCGTCAACGACGCACCCAAGCCCAAGGCCAAGCCGAAGCCGAGCGACGACGCCTCGTCCGATTCGAAGCCGAAGCCGCGCCAGGGCGGATCGGCCGCGCTCGGTGGGCTCGCCGGTCGTCTCCGTCAACTCGCAGACGCCAACGGGTCGATCGCCAACGCCACGATCCGCAACGACCTGATGCGCCTCCACTCGATGACCGAGATCGGCCGCATCAACAACCTGCGCGTCAAGGGCGCCCGCGCGATGGGCAAGGAGATCCCTGGCATGGCCAACATCTCGAAGCTGTCGATGAGCAACCTGGTTCGGCTGCAACGCGACCTCAGCCTGCGCATCGTCGGTGCCAGCGGCATGCTCCACGCGTACGACGCCGACAAGAAGGACGCGATCACCGAAGCGACGGGCAACCCGTTCCTCGGCGTGATCACCGAACTCGCCCTCTTCGCGCAGGCCCCGCCGATCTACGGCGGCACCGATCAGGTGCAGCGCAACATCATCGGCGAGCGCGTGCTCGGTCTCCCCAAAGAGCCGAACAACGACCGGGTCACCCCGTTCAGCGAACTCCCCAAGAACGCCTGA
- a CDS encoding sulfite exporter TauE/SafE family protein: MEVAVVGFAALATSILSAVAGLGGGIILLAVVAQFFAPTVAIPIQGAMQFVSNGSRAAILRREISWPAVGWSSLLIFPASLLGVIVATSIPDAATRLLLGVFVLVVGWKPSLLKWRGGRQLPDRAMLGVGAASGFLNSTVGASGPVTSPFFKAVTSTHIAFVATAAASQVVAHTSKIVAFTIDGFSLADHLDVIAVGCVGVTLGSVIGTRLLGKISDDRLAQVFKLVLTALALRLIIQALT; encoded by the coding sequence ATGGAGGTCGCCGTCGTCGGATTCGCAGCACTGGCCACGTCGATCCTGAGCGCGGTCGCCGGGCTCGGCGGCGGCATCATCCTGCTGGCGGTGGTCGCACAGTTCTTCGCCCCGACGGTCGCGATCCCGATCCAAGGCGCGATGCAGTTCGTCTCGAACGGCTCGCGGGCCGCCATCCTCCGACGCGAGATCTCGTGGCCGGCCGTCGGGTGGTCGTCGCTCCTGATCTTCCCCGCGAGCCTGCTCGGTGTGATCGTGGCCACCTCGATCCCCGACGCCGCGACACGATTGTTGCTCGGCGTGTTCGTCCTGGTCGTCGGATGGAAGCCGTCACTGCTGAAGTGGCGCGGCGGACGTCAGCTCCCCGACCGGGCGATGCTCGGCGTCGGCGCCGCGTCCGGGTTCCTCAACTCCACCGTCGGCGCGAGCGGGCCGGTCACCTCGCCGTTCTTCAAAGCGGTCACGTCGACCCACATCGCCTTCGTCGCCACCGCTGCCGCATCACAGGTCGTGGCGCACACGTCGAAGATCGTCGCCTTCACGATCGACGGCTTCTCGCTCGCCGACCACCTCGACGTCATCGCCGTCGGCTGCGTCGGCGTCACCCTCGGCAGTGTCATCGGCACGCGCCTGCTCGGCAAGATCTCCGACGATCGTCTCGCACAGGTGTTCAAGCTCGTGCTGACCGCACTCGCCCTCCGCCTCATCATCCAAGCCCTCACCTGA
- a CDS encoding aminotransferase class V-fold PLP-dependent enzyme, with translation MAAPFTDAEIETIRAATPGCRDELIHLNHAGSSLPAQTVLDAQIEHLQREATIGGYEAAAATAAEREQTYESIAALLGAKRNEIARFEHATAAWSAAFWSIPMQPGQAIITHDHDYGANAVAMLHAAATRGVRIVRVPSDAVGQIDLAALAAALDDPDGVALVSLAWIPTNGGLVNPAAAVGALTRAAGVPFLLDACQAVGQLVIDVDTIGCDFLSGTGRKYLRGPRGTGFLYVRESILDRVVPSHPDHHSAEWTTLDTYTFEPGATRFEYWEFSHANWLGLGAAVDVALDLGVDRIQTAIARRAKDLRAGLSGIGMEVHDEGIARCGIVTATHPTLASDVVQARLAEQRINTSVTHVGSSRADVERRDLAPMLRLSAHCTTTAAEVDHVCSTLAEL, from the coding sequence ATGGCAGCACCCTTCACCGATGCCGAGATCGAGACCATCCGGGCGGCCACGCCGGGCTGTCGTGACGAGCTGATCCACCTCAACCACGCAGGTTCGTCGCTGCCGGCGCAGACCGTCCTCGACGCGCAGATCGAGCACCTGCAACGAGAAGCCACGATCGGCGGCTACGAGGCGGCGGCCGCCACCGCTGCGGAGCGCGAGCAGACGTACGAGTCGATCGCGGCCCTCCTCGGCGCCAAGCGGAACGAGATCGCGCGATTCGAGCACGCCACCGCCGCGTGGAGCGCAGCGTTCTGGTCGATCCCGATGCAGCCCGGACAGGCGATCATCACGCACGATCACGACTACGGCGCCAACGCCGTCGCCATGTTGCACGCCGCGGCGACGCGAGGGGTGCGGATCGTGCGCGTGCCGAGTGACGCGGTCGGCCAGATCGATCTGGCCGCGCTCGCGGCAGCACTCGACGATCCCGACGGCGTCGCGCTCGTGTCGCTCGCGTGGATCCCGACCAACGGCGGCCTCGTCAACCCGGCCGCCGCGGTCGGCGCCCTGACGCGTGCCGCCGGCGTGCCGTTCCTGCTCGACGCGTGTCAGGCGGTCGGCCAACTCGTGATCGACGTCGACACGATCGGCTGCGACTTCCTCAGCGGCACCGGACGCAAGTACCTGCGCGGCCCGCGAGGCACCGGCTTCCTCTACGTCCGCGAGTCGATCCTCGATCGCGTGGTCCCGTCGCACCCCGACCATCACAGCGCCGAGTGGACCACCCTCGACACCTACACGTTCGAGCCGGGAGCGACGCGCTTCGAGTACTGGGAGTTCAGCCACGCCAACTGGCTCGGACTCGGGGCCGCCGTCGACGTGGCGCTCGACCTCGGCGTCGACCGCATCCAGACCGCGATCGCTCGCCGCGCGAAAGACCTTCGGGCTGGGCTGTCGGGCATCGGCATGGAGGTGCACGACGAGGGGATCGCTCGGTGCGGCATCGTCACGGCGACCCATCCGACCCTCGCTTCCGACGTGGTGCAGGCTCGACTCGCCGAGCAACGGATCAACACCTCGGTGACGCACGTCGGTTCGTCACGAGCCGACGTCGAGCGCCGCGACCTCGCACCGATGCTGCGCCTGTCGGCGCACTGCACCACGACCGCCGCCGAAGTCGACCACGTCTGCAGTACCCTCGCAGAACTCTGA